In the Natronolimnobius baerhuensis genome, one interval contains:
- a CDS encoding 6-pyruvoyl trahydropterin synthase family protein, which translates to MYEVAVTRSLVAQHYLTVPDPGPEGELHSHQFTITATVRGPALNEYAYLVDIDALADAMTTVADYYREQTLNDLPEFEGTNPSAEYFATVFADRLLEHAALETDAISTLRIEIEEDDVATVAHQRDLSCTLAL; encoded by the coding sequence ATGTACGAGGTTGCCGTGACGCGCTCGCTCGTCGCGCAGCACTACCTGACAGTGCCCGATCCGGGGCCGGAAGGGGAACTGCACTCACACCAGTTCACGATCACTGCGACGGTACGCGGGCCGGCACTGAACGAATACGCATATCTGGTCGATATCGACGCGCTGGCCGACGCGATGACCACTGTCGCTGACTATTATCGAGAGCAGACACTCAACGATCTCCCCGAATTCGAGGGAACCAACCCGAGCGCGGAGTACTTTGCGACGGTGTTCGCTGACCGGCTGCTCGAGCACGCTGCACTCGAGACCGACGCCATCTCGACGCTGCGCATCGAAATCGAGGAAGACGACGTGGCAACAGTTGCCCACCAGCGCGACCTCTCATGCACGTTGGCCTTGTGA
- a CDS encoding zinc-dependent alcohol dehydrogenase, with translation MSARTLYFTAPRTVAVRRQPVPEPGPNEVRVRTTVSAISAGTEGLIYRGDAPANLPADSELEALTGDLSFPLSYGYAAVGEVTAVGKNVSESWLERRVFAYNPHESHFCAPTDDLLVVPEDISNREAAFVANLETAVTFLLDGAPLLGERVAVLGQGVVGLLTTAVLAEMPLETLVTFDAYERRRERSEALSADRSLDPLEFEIREGVEAVAGERTDLTYELSGNPDALDGAIAATGYDGRVIVGSWYGTKPTTLDLGGHFHRDRLEIESSQVSTIAPSLRGRWSRERRHEVVWDWLRQLEVESLLTHEFPLEDAGRAYELLEERPEEAIQVVLTYE, from the coding sequence GTGAGCGCGCGGACACTCTATTTCACTGCGCCGCGCACGGTTGCCGTTCGACGTCAGCCGGTTCCTGAGCCCGGCCCCAACGAGGTCCGCGTTCGAACGACAGTCTCGGCTATCAGCGCCGGGACTGAGGGGCTGATCTACCGCGGAGATGCGCCGGCGAATCTCCCGGCTGATTCCGAACTCGAGGCGCTCACCGGCGATCTCTCCTTTCCACTCTCGTACGGCTACGCCGCCGTCGGCGAGGTAACTGCGGTCGGCAAGAACGTTTCAGAATCGTGGCTCGAGCGCCGCGTCTTCGCGTACAACCCACACGAGAGTCACTTCTGTGCGCCCACGGACGATCTGCTCGTCGTCCCCGAGGACATCTCCAATCGCGAGGCAGCGTTCGTTGCGAACCTCGAGACGGCCGTGACGTTTCTGCTCGACGGCGCGCCACTGCTCGGCGAGCGCGTCGCCGTCCTCGGACAGGGAGTCGTCGGCCTATTGACGACCGCCGTGCTCGCGGAGATGCCACTCGAGACGCTGGTTACATTCGACGCCTACGAACGCCGTCGCGAACGTTCAGAGGCACTCAGCGCGGACCGATCACTGGATCCGCTCGAGTTCGAGATTCGCGAGGGCGTCGAAGCCGTCGCCGGTGAGCGAACGGACCTCACGTACGAACTCTCGGGCAATCCGGACGCACTCGACGGCGCGATTGCAGCGACAGGGTACGATGGCCGCGTCATCGTCGGGTCGTGGTACGGCACCAAGCCGACAACGCTCGACCTCGGCGGGCACTTCCATCGTGACCGCCTCGAGATCGAGAGCAGCCAGGTGAGCACTATCGCCCCTAGCCTCCGCGGGCGCTGGTCGCGCGAGCGTCGCCACGAGGTTGTCTGGGACTGGCTTCGCCAACTCGAGGTCGAGTCGCTGCTGACACACGAATTTCCACTCGAGGATGCAGGGCGCGCGTACGAACTGCTCGAGGAGCGTCCGGAGGAAGCGATACAGGTGGTGTTGACCTACGAGTGA
- a CDS encoding DUF7475 family protein, with protein sequence MRVATENLQGAWSSLSPLHWLGIALAAVTALVHLVLGVDFLPHWMGIAFLVATAGFLLGIALVVFDIHRRLVYLAGIPFTATQLILWYDLNRPTAVGDLSALEVIDKVTQALLLAVLIALYRRERPPRETSNE encoded by the coding sequence ATGCGCGTTGCGACCGAGAACTTGCAGGGAGCGTGGTCGTCGCTTTCGCCGCTCCACTGGCTCGGAATCGCCCTCGCAGCCGTCACTGCGCTTGTCCATCTCGTGTTGGGTGTTGACTTTCTTCCACACTGGATGGGCATCGCGTTTCTCGTCGCAACCGCTGGATTTCTCCTTGGAATCGCCCTCGTTGTCTTCGACATCCACCGGCGACTCGTCTACCTCGCCGGTATCCCTTTTACCGCCACCCAACTCATCCTCTGGTACGATCTCAATCGACCGACCGCAGTCGGCGATCTCTCGGCCCTCGAGGTCATCGACAAAGTTACACAGGCGCTCTTGCTCGCCGTGTTGATCGCACTGTATCGACGCGAACGGCCACCGCGTGAGACGAGCAATGAGTGA
- a CDS encoding methyl-accepting chemotaxis protein yields the protein MSRDGEAGDTSAQANGSLVPNALRSRLITKVALGILVVLVLTAGISTVFYLGISDHLEHQVDEQIEQTTELHTSVVDNWVADREHDLEERQRLDVLRSSDEDEISRVLETESYSSDFDALHLVDSETGTIIASSDDDALERDFFEDVDAETTTQSTFISDEQYRSAVGESTIAIGQPHRDYRLNRLIVGEVDVAEGGPDLPQAIDGAATAVVTADGELVLGSADVDTAQADVAGDSVNTARDAVHMHDEGEHRYAASGLESHEFAIVTETPHETAFAVRDEVLWSFAATIVLSGVVLTAAGVAGGRSVSSDLSRLESRAHAMEDGDLSVELSTRRVDEIGSLYASFGAMRDSLRHQIETAQSAREDADAERERVEQINADLEAAAEEYCTVMEAAAGGELQARAAVETDNEAMQTIGTECNEMLAAIDATVADLQTFATQVALASEQVTASSEEVRTASEQISDSVQDIATGAEYQNDALQTVTTELSDLSATTEEIAASSSEVAAIAERTATAGQTGHEAATDALDRMNETESEAEQAVTEITALEDDVSQIDELIEQIQQLAEQTNMLALNANIEASRSEGGEETDGFGAVASEIKTLSADAKAAAQQVEDRLERIREQTGDSAAQVEATSERLATASEQVEQAVASLEEIATYADRTNVGVQEISTATQAQAATTQEVSTIVDETASIAAQTTTETEHVAAATEEQTAALTDVTDSATTLSTRATDLSNALEHFETTTEAPSRDSERVDRKADIGHPPATGAFEFDDSSETNK from the coding sequence ATGAGTCGTGATGGCGAAGCAGGTGACACGTCGGCGCAGGCGAACGGATCACTGGTCCCGAACGCACTCAGAAGTCGACTCATCACCAAAGTCGCTCTCGGAATTCTCGTTGTCCTCGTCCTGACAGCCGGGATCAGTACGGTCTTCTATCTCGGCATCAGCGACCACCTCGAGCACCAGGTCGACGAACAGATCGAACAGACGACGGAACTGCACACCAGCGTCGTCGACAACTGGGTTGCCGACCGAGAGCACGACCTCGAGGAACGACAGCGACTGGATGTCCTTCGAAGCAGCGACGAAGACGAGATATCGAGGGTGCTCGAGACTGAATCCTACTCGAGTGACTTCGATGCCCTCCATCTCGTCGATAGCGAGACGGGAACGATCATCGCGAGTTCGGACGACGATGCACTCGAGCGTGATTTCTTCGAGGATGTTGACGCGGAGACGACAACACAATCGACGTTTATCAGTGACGAGCAGTACCGGTCTGCAGTAGGCGAGTCGACGATTGCGATTGGCCAGCCACACAGAGACTATCGGCTGAATCGGCTCATCGTCGGCGAGGTCGATGTAGCCGAGGGCGGGCCGGACCTCCCACAGGCAATCGACGGCGCGGCGACCGCTGTCGTCACCGCCGATGGCGAACTCGTACTCGGGTCCGCAGACGTCGACACCGCACAGGCTGACGTAGCGGGAGACAGCGTCAACACAGCGAGAGACGCCGTCCACATGCACGACGAGGGCGAGCATCGCTACGCTGCCAGCGGACTCGAGTCACATGAGTTTGCCATCGTCACTGAGACGCCCCACGAAACGGCCTTTGCGGTGCGAGACGAGGTACTCTGGAGTTTCGCTGCAACGATTGTCCTGAGTGGGGTCGTTCTCACCGCCGCCGGTGTCGCTGGCGGCCGCAGCGTCTCGAGTGATCTCTCCCGACTCGAGTCGCGTGCACACGCGATGGAAGATGGTGACCTCTCGGTCGAGTTGTCGACCCGGCGCGTCGACGAAATCGGCTCGTTGTACGCCAGCTTTGGGGCAATGCGGGACTCGCTTCGCCACCAAATCGAGACGGCACAGTCCGCCCGCGAGGACGCCGACGCCGAGCGCGAGCGCGTCGAGCAGATCAACGCCGACCTTGAGGCTGCAGCTGAGGAGTACTGTACGGTCATGGAAGCCGCAGCTGGCGGGGAGCTACAGGCACGCGCGGCTGTCGAGACTGACAACGAGGCGATGCAGACGATTGGGACCGAGTGCAACGAAATGCTTGCTGCAATCGACGCCACAGTCGCTGACTTACAGACGTTCGCCACACAGGTCGCACTCGCCAGCGAACAGGTCACCGCCTCGAGCGAGGAGGTTCGGACAGCAAGCGAGCAGATCAGCGACTCCGTCCAGGACATCGCAACGGGCGCGGAATACCAAAACGATGCGTTACAGACGGTCACGACGGAACTCTCGGATCTCTCGGCGACGACTGAAGAGATCGCAGCCTCCTCGAGTGAGGTCGCAGCCATTGCTGAACGAACGGCAACCGCCGGACAGACGGGCCACGAGGCTGCCACCGACGCTCTCGACCGAATGAACGAAACCGAATCCGAGGCCGAACAGGCCGTCACTGAAATCACCGCACTCGAGGACGACGTTAGCCAGATCGACGAGTTGATCGAGCAGATCCAACAGCTTGCAGAGCAGACCAACATGCTCGCGCTCAACGCGAACATCGAGGCCTCGAGATCCGAGGGTGGAGAGGAGACCGACGGATTCGGAGCCGTTGCAAGCGAGATCAAGACGCTCTCTGCTGATGCGAAAGCGGCTGCCCAGCAGGTCGAAGATCGACTCGAGCGGATTCGCGAGCAAACGGGTGACTCGGCAGCACAAGTCGAGGCAACGAGTGAGCGGCTGGCGACAGCGAGCGAGCAGGTCGAGCAGGCAGTTGCTTCACTCGAGGAGATTGCGACGTATGCCGACCGAACGAACGTCGGCGTCCAAGAGATTTCGACGGCGACGCAGGCTCAGGCAGCGACGACACAGGAGGTCTCGACTATCGTCGACGAGACGGCATCGATTGCAGCCCAGACGACTACCGAAACCGAACACGTCGCGGCGGCGACCGAAGAACAGACTGCAGCGCTGACCGACGTGACCGACTCGGCGACGACGCTGTCGACACGGGCAACCGACCTCTCGAACGCGCTCGAGCATTTCGAGACGACAACCGAGGCTCCGTCTCGAGACTCCGAGCGAGTGGATCGGAAAGCAGACATCGGGCACCCACCAGCAACCGGCGCGTTCGAGTTCGATGACTCGAGCGAGACGAACAAGTAA
- the cutA gene encoding divalent-cation tolerance protein CutA, protein MPTVYITTPPAEAESIATALVEAELAACVNRVPTTSTYRWEGEIHHDEEVVLLAKTTDEAYDALVDRVTDLHPHDVPYIERFDEDHVLESYATWRDEVVDP, encoded by the coding sequence ATGCCGACAGTCTACATCACAACGCCGCCAGCGGAAGCCGAATCGATTGCGACAGCGCTCGTCGAAGCGGAACTGGCCGCCTGCGTCAATCGCGTTCCGACGACGTCGACCTATCGCTGGGAGGGCGAGATTCACCACGATGAGGAGGTCGTTTTGCTCGCGAAAACGACCGACGAGGCCTACGACGCGCTGGTCGACCGCGTCACGGATCTGCATCCACACGACGTCCCCTATATCGAACGATTTGACGAGGACCACGTCCTCGAGTCGTATGCGACGTGGCGAGACGAGGTCGTCGACCCGTAA
- a CDS encoding CDP-alcohol phosphatidyltransferase family protein: MSETTLEDESGTQPHLLPLWGRVTLGLWLSAAALVLSLAFGLALEDGGTAVISSVWFLALVGFVLVLESGIFVRIVSETRRSAGSEPVTLATWVTVTRGAASAVLAGFIVVPRPDGVLVWAPAILFAAGAALDAVDGLLARRTETTTALGARVDVETDALIVLIGTLVAIAADTVPLAFLAVGLARYLFIFGCWWRRRRGRPVLELPESRLRRPLGALAMGTIWLALLPPVDPALSRTVAFLVLVPFVLNFTRDWIAVAGYRR; this comes from the coding sequence ATGAGTGAGACGACACTCGAGGACGAGTCGGGAACGCAACCACACCTTCTCCCGCTGTGGGGCCGTGTGACACTTGGCCTCTGGCTCAGCGCTGCAGCGCTCGTTCTCAGCCTCGCGTTTGGACTCGCGCTCGAGGATGGCGGGACAGCTGTGATTTCATCCGTCTGGTTCCTCGCGCTCGTCGGGTTTGTTCTGGTCCTTGAGTCAGGCATCTTCGTTCGGATCGTCTCGGAGACGCGCCGTAGCGCCGGTTCAGAGCCAGTTACACTCGCGACGTGGGTGACTGTCACACGAGGGGCAGCAAGTGCGGTGCTCGCTGGATTCATCGTCGTTCCGCGGCCGGATGGAGTGCTCGTCTGGGCACCTGCAATACTGTTCGCTGCGGGGGCCGCACTCGACGCCGTCGATGGGCTGCTCGCCCGCCGAACTGAGACGACGACGGCGCTCGGCGCTCGAGTCGACGTGGAAACGGACGCCCTGATCGTGCTCATCGGGACGCTTGTCGCCATCGCAGCCGATACCGTCCCGCTGGCGTTTCTCGCGGTCGGCCTAGCACGCTACCTGTTCATCTTTGGCTGCTGGTGGCGACGGCGACGCGGCCGTCCCGTCCTCGAGTTACCAGAGAGTCGACTCCGTCGCCCACTGGGTGCACTCGCGATGGGCACGATCTGGCTCGCCCTGTTACCGCCTGTCGATCCCGCGCTCTCGCGGACGGTGGCATTCCTCGTCCTAGTCCCGTTCGTCCTCAACTTCACTCGAGACTGGATCGCTGTCGCAGGCTATCGCCGCTGA
- a CDS encoding glycosyltransferase family 4 protein, protein MHVGLVIAGDLGQTSGGYRYDRRLRTYLEGQGETVDVISLPRREHGRHRQRADLDDSIRTRLNQPFDVLLQDELCYPTLLEVNPHLEAPKRIVSLVHLLESADPHVTDPQVRARERRYLESVDAAICTSEFTRTQTTALTALPTAVVPPAGRHETAAVSPAAVEARADESPLQLVFVGNLVPRKNIETLLEALERVGEQAEWELTIVGDTGEAPDYVADQRERVASAGLTDRVTFAGHVSDDRLESILERAHIIAVPSCYEGFGMVYLEAMEYGVVPIASTVGGANEIVTDGQSGFLVDPANAERMAEVVETLERNRTALVALGTRALTTADSHPSWDESMGTFRTVLQEWLATDDTRLESVPSKNTRGER, encoded by the coding sequence ATGCACGTTGGCCTTGTGATCGCTGGCGACCTCGGCCAGACCTCGGGTGGCTACCGTTACGACCGCAGACTCCGCACCTATCTCGAGGGACAGGGCGAGACAGTCGACGTGATCTCACTCCCCCGCAGAGAGCACGGACGTCACCGCCAGCGAGCCGATCTGGACGACTCGATTCGGACACGATTGAACCAGCCGTTCGACGTGTTGCTCCAGGACGAACTCTGCTATCCGACACTGCTCGAGGTGAATCCACACCTCGAGGCCCCGAAACGAATCGTCTCGCTCGTCCACCTCCTCGAGTCGGCGGACCCTCACGTCACTGACCCACAGGTGCGAGCGCGCGAGCGACGGTATCTCGAGTCCGTCGACGCTGCGATCTGTACGAGCGAGTTTACCCGAACACAAACGACGGCGCTCACGGCGCTTCCGACGGCCGTCGTTCCGCCGGCAGGTCGCCACGAGACAGCAGCCGTCTCGCCTGCCGCCGTCGAGGCGCGTGCAGATGAGTCTCCCTTGCAACTCGTCTTCGTCGGGAATCTCGTTCCGCGAAAGAACATAGAGACCCTCCTCGAGGCACTCGAGCGAGTCGGCGAGCAAGCGGAGTGGGAACTAACCATCGTTGGCGACACGGGGGAAGCCCCCGACTACGTGGCCGACCAGCGCGAGCGCGTCGCCAGCGCCGGGTTGACAGACCGCGTCACGTTCGCTGGCCACGTCAGCGACGACCGCCTCGAGTCCATCCTCGAGCGTGCCCACATCATCGCCGTTCCCTCTTGCTACGAGGGATTTGGAATGGTCTATCTCGAGGCGATGGAGTACGGCGTGGTTCCAATTGCAAGCACCGTTGGTGGGGCCAACGAGATCGTCACGGACGGCCAGAGCGGGTTTTTAGTCGACCCAGCCAATGCCGAACGAATGGCGGAGGTAGTTGAGACACTCGAGCGCAACCGGACCGCTCTCGTTGCGCTTGGCACGCGGGCGCTCACCACTGCTGACTCTCACCCATCCTGGGACGAATCGATGGGGACGTTCCGAACGGTGCTCCAGGAATGGCTCGCAACCGATGACACACGCCTCGAGTCGGTCCCATCGAAAAACACTCGAGGTGAGCGCTGA
- a CDS encoding 50S ribosomal protein L1, which translates to MADTDIQTAVARALEESPDRNFTETVDLAINLRDLDLNEPSNRVDESIVLPSGTGQETIIVVIAEGETAVRAEDAADDVLSVSDVADLDDDEAKDMADETDFFIAEEAMMQDIARHLGTILGPRGKMPDPLSPDDDVVETVNRLKNTVQLRSGDRRTFHTLVGSEAMESEDVADNIDVILRRLHADLEKGPQNIDAVFVKTTMGPSVEVA; encoded by the coding sequence ATGGCAGATACGGATATTCAAACCGCTGTGGCTCGCGCACTCGAGGAGTCACCCGACCGGAACTTTACCGAGACGGTGGACCTTGCGATTAATCTGCGCGACCTTGACCTGAACGAACCGTCGAACCGTGTTGACGAGTCTATCGTCCTGCCGTCCGGAACCGGCCAGGAAACGATTATTGTCGTCATTGCTGAAGGAGAAACGGCCGTCCGCGCCGAAGACGCTGCGGACGACGTGCTTTCTGTCAGTGATGTGGCCGATCTGGACGATGACGAAGCCAAAGATATGGCTGACGAGACGGACTTCTTCATCGCCGAAGAGGCGATGATGCAAGATATCGCCCGGCATCTGGGTACCATTCTCGGTCCCCGCGGGAAAATGCCGGACCCGCTCTCGCCCGACGACGACGTCGTCGAGACCGTCAACCGACTCAAAAATACCGTGCAGCTTCGCTCCGGTGACCGACGAACGTTCCACACGCTCGTCGGCTCCGAGGCAATGGAGTCCGAAGACGTCGCTGACAACATCGACGTCATCCTGCGTCGCCTGCACGCTGACCTCGAGAAGGGCCCCCAGAACATCGATGCCGTCTTTGTAAAGACGACGATGGGCCCATCCGTGGAGGTGGCCTAA
- a CDS encoding disk-shape morphogenesis protein volactin gives MAYGLDLGPDAVRAARDTGRGMEIDTSPLGDGGACDTGSAGAVEGTEQTQTVGQTGETGEPISMDTLEAAVDSVLTLESGAETLCYAIPDPVGTNDVAATRYREAVDAATAAHDISLTAIDRGFAVIYDQLSADKFTGLGVYLGRQTTTVSLAYYGVPALSFSLPIGSEWVLEQATAECGAARETVAETLETFALDPDTTGEIEQALAQAYDAVIASILEELLERADDGTVQESVAVPVAVAGSGAVDGLEFLIGGRFDAAPLPFSIRGVRFAEAPTESAVRGAATAAADGVDGTIEWDELETTAEPDTESTNSSASGGDTETALTFDDGAATAADPSDKAIDDLFDRLGDRDAELEALRDDLESVDSSLTTTLEGLSDRTAAVEAELEETASTAASETELNALEDEVSTLEEALDRLEDDLESRQEAHEAHVGAVDDRLAETVTTDDLETLEDRLADLAQTVDDDTLTETVETLEDDLETLDRRFETQSSQFESQEARLEGVSGRLEELTTRIDAIAGDLDDERDARETQLEEIERVVETGLEDVEDSLTADLESAETRTAALEEELEATTATVSDVTDEIETLESSVEDLDERTAAAPTDVDLERVEAPIDALEAEISGLETRIEERHDKHTDLAETVETLESTVEELPDEGTVVTATAHSAVTDRIGALEDDAETRAERLEEHADQLTALDETADRVAALAEQVDTVATQTDTSDIESTLTDLETRLESVADQQPSAETISALEDRVSTLEEGHAETPATADVATQTEFETLQTELESVRSRVSEMDEADDDALDGPSLVQPIAAGGGSAGLVAGFVAILGGSGMVGAGALIGGALVLIGAIATARKQ, from the coding sequence ATGGCATACGGTCTCGATCTCGGCCCGGACGCGGTTCGGGCGGCACGCGATACCGGCAGGGGGATGGAAATCGACACGTCACCGCTCGGTGATGGTGGTGCGTGCGACACTGGCAGCGCTGGCGCTGTCGAGGGAACTGAACAAACACAGACTGTAGGACAGACGGGGGAGACAGGCGAACCCATCAGCATGGACACGCTCGAGGCTGCTGTTGACTCCGTTCTCACGCTCGAGTCGGGAGCAGAGACGCTCTGTTATGCGATTCCGGACCCGGTCGGGACGAACGACGTGGCAGCCACGCGCTATCGCGAGGCAGTCGACGCAGCCACTGCAGCTCACGACATCTCGCTGACGGCGATTGATCGCGGGTTCGCGGTGATCTACGACCAGCTTTCGGCGGACAAGTTCACTGGTCTCGGCGTCTATCTCGGCCGGCAGACGACGACGGTTTCGCTCGCGTATTACGGCGTCCCAGCGCTCTCGTTTTCTCTCCCCATCGGCAGTGAGTGGGTACTTGAGCAGGCGACAGCCGAGTGTGGGGCTGCCCGCGAAACAGTCGCCGAGACACTCGAGACGTTTGCACTCGATCCCGACACCACAGGCGAGATTGAACAGGCACTGGCCCAGGCCTACGATGCGGTGATCGCCAGCATTCTCGAGGAACTTCTCGAGCGAGCCGATGACGGGACGGTTCAGGAGAGCGTTGCCGTGCCGGTCGCGGTCGCCGGCTCGGGCGCAGTCGACGGCCTTGAGTTCCTCATTGGCGGCCGATTCGACGCGGCTCCACTCCCATTTTCGATTCGCGGCGTCCGATTTGCAGAGGCGCCGACTGAAAGCGCCGTTCGTGGGGCAGCCACAGCAGCCGCAGATGGCGTCGACGGGACAATCGAGTGGGACGAACTCGAGACGACAGCAGAGCCGGATACTGAAAGCACCAACTCGAGCGCCAGCGGCGGTGACACTGAAACAGCACTCACGTTCGACGACGGGGCCGCAACCGCAGCCGATCCATCAGACAAGGCGATAGACGACTTATTCGACCGTCTCGGCGACCGCGATGCCGAGCTCGAGGCGCTCAGAGACGACCTCGAGAGCGTCGATAGCTCACTCACGACGACACTCGAGGGTCTCTCCGACCGAACCGCTGCGGTCGAAGCTGAACTCGAGGAAACCGCCTCGACAGCTGCGAGTGAGACGGAACTCAACGCACTCGAGGACGAGGTCAGCACGCTCGAAGAGGCCCTCGACAGGCTCGAGGATGACCTCGAGAGTCGTCAAGAGGCCCATGAGGCGCATGTTGGGGCCGTCGATGACCGACTTGCAGAAACTGTGACGACTGACGACCTCGAGACGCTCGAGGATCGACTCGCAGACCTCGCGCAGACTGTTGACGACGACACTCTCACAGAAACAGTGGAGACGCTCGAGGACGACCTCGAGACGCTCGACCGTCGCTTCGAGACGCAGTCGAGCCAGTTCGAGAGTCAGGAAGCCCGTCTCGAGGGTGTTTCGGGTCGACTCGAGGAACTCACGACGCGAATCGACGCCATCGCTGGCGACCTGGACGATGAGCGTGATGCACGAGAAACACAACTCGAGGAGATCGAACGGGTGGTTGAAACGGGACTCGAGGACGTGGAAGACTCGCTCACAGCGGATCTCGAGTCCGCCGAGACACGTACTGCAGCCCTCGAGGAAGAACTCGAGGCGACGACAGCCACAGTCTCTGATGTGACAGACGAAATCGAGACCCTCGAGTCGAGCGTCGAGGACCTCGATGAGCGAACTGCGGCTGCTCCAACCGACGTAGATCTCGAGCGTGTCGAGGCACCCATCGACGCACTCGAGGCTGAAATTTCGGGGCTCGAGACGCGCATCGAGGAAAGACACGACAAACATACCGATCTCGCGGAAACGGTGGAGACGCTCGAATCGACGGTCGAGGAATTGCCAGACGAAGGCACTGTTGTCACTGCAACAGCGCACTCCGCGGTTACGGATCGGATTGGCGCACTCGAGGACGACGCCGAGACGCGGGCCGAGCGCCTCGAAGAACACGCCGACCAGTTGACTGCGCTCGACGAGACAGCCGACCGAGTGGCAGCGCTTGCAGAACAGGTCGACACAGTCGCGACGCAGACAGACACCAGCGATATCGAGTCCACACTCACGGACCTCGAGACGCGTCTCGAGTCGGTTGCCGACCAGCAGCCGTCGGCGGAGACGATCAGCGCGCTCGAGGATCGGGTGTCGACGCTCGAGGAGGGACATGCAGAGACGCCAGCGACGGCTGACGTGGCCACACAGACGGAGTTCGAAACGCTGCAGACCGAACTGGAGTCGGTTCGCTCGCGTGTCTCCGAGATGGACGAGGCTGACGACGACGCGCTCGATGGACCATCGCTCGTGCAGCCAATCGCCGCCGGTGGCGGAAGTGCTGGTCTCGTCGCCGGGTTCGTTGCCATACTTGGCGGCTCAGGAATGGTCGGTGCCGGTGCACTCATCGGTGGCGCACTGGTGCTCATCGGGGCGATTGCGACTGCTCGCAAGCAGTGA
- a CDS encoding 50S ribosomal protein L11 produces the protein MAGTIEVLVPGGQANPGPPLGPELGPTPVDVQAVVQEINDQTEAFDGTEVPVTVDYDDDGSFSIDVGVPPTAELVKDEADFDTGSGEPQKDFVADLSVDQVKQIAEQKHPDLLAYDAKNAAKEVVGTCASMGVTIEGDDAREFKAKVDDGEYDDILAADA, from the coding sequence ATGGCTGGAACCATCGAAGTGCTCGTTCCGGGTGGACAGGCCAACCCTGGCCCGCCACTCGGTCCCGAGCTCGGACCGACGCCCGTCGACGTTCAGGCGGTTGTACAGGAAATTAACGACCAGACCGAAGCATTTGACGGCACTGAAGTGCCTGTCACCGTCGATTACGACGACGACGGGTCGTTCTCGATTGACGTCGGTGTCCCACCGACGGCAGAACTCGTCAAAGACGAGGCTGACTTCGACACTGGCAGTGGCGAACCCCAGAAGGATTTCGTCGCTGACCTCTCCGTCGATCAGGTCAAACAGATCGCCGAGCAGAAACACCCTGACCTGCTCGCATACGATGCGAAAAACGCCGCAAAGGAAGTTGTCGGCACCTGCGCCTCGATGGGCGTCACCATCGAAGGCGACGATGCTCGCGAGTTCAAGGCGAAAGTCGACGACGGCGAGTACGACGATATCCTCGCAGCCGACGCCTAA
- a CDS encoding HEWD family protein, producing the protein MSAQVRSPTARVCERCGREERWDDELGAWQLARKDGKKLVGSPHCLHEWDINGTFNPVADE; encoded by the coding sequence ATGAGCGCACAGGTACGATCTCCAACGGCCCGCGTCTGCGAACGCTGTGGACGTGAAGAACGGTGGGACGACGAACTCGGCGCGTGGCAACTCGCGCGCAAAGACGGCAAAAAGCTGGTTGGCAGCCCACATTGCCTTCACGAGTGGGATATCAACGGCACGTTCAACCCCGTCGCCGACGAGTAA